The Medicago truncatula cultivar Jemalong A17 chromosome 7, MtrunA17r5.0-ANR, whole genome shotgun sequence genome includes the window aattttagtcctatctccctattttCAACTCCAGAGCGCACAGAAATGatagttttagtccaaccacctatgcccaaccatgaaataaacaaagaataaaacatgtgggtacaatgaatctactttattcagcacaccaacctaatttccgagacatgttacatacctgaaacatgtcttagaaattagggtttttcttagtttgtgtgctgaacaaagtagattccttgtacccatatgatttattccttgtttatttcatggttgagcataggtggttggactaaaactatCATTTATGTGCGTTtatggagttggaaatagggagatatgactaaaactgcaaaaaaacatatagtttagggacgattttgttcgatttaaaagaggtaggACCAATtccgtgagttggtcaaaatgcaaggaccaaaagtgtaataaTATTATTTGGCAATAATATTAGGGGTATGGGAGAAAGGACTAAATagcaatttaaaaaagaagtaataatattattatgtcataAATCTCTGAAAATGTGAGGGACTCAAGACAAAAGCATATTAGAAGCGAAATCATTTGAGGGTTTTAACTAGGGTTCAAGCACTTCCATTTCATTTCTTCCTCAACCTTCTTTTTCGCAAACACCATGTGGGCACTTCGTCGAGCTTCATTATCTCTCAGGTAACAAACCCTAAactcttcttccttttttttatttgtttattatttcgATCGCTAATTTCTATTATTCCTTTCATTTTCCATTGTAACTAATTATCCACTTCAAATTTCATATTAGGTTTGTATTTCTTCATATTAGAATCTgaattgtcttttttattttgtacagGAATAAAAGTTTTAATGTTAGGGTTTCTTCTGTGAAATTATTGCCAAATACTTCTGTTGAAGATGAGTCTGGAGTTTTTGATTCTCCAAAAATGGTTTGTGCTAAGTGTGGATTTTCGTCGATGAATCTATGTTATTGTTCGGGTTCAAATTCAGGACatggttttttaaaatttagtttggGTAGATTAGGGTTTTCTTCGGAAGCTGGTGCGAAAACTACGAAAGAGGAGGATGATGATTTGGAGGATGGGTTTTCGGAGCTGGAGACGCCGCTGGGTGAGGAAAGTGAAAAAGGGGTAGTTTCTGATAGTGAAGATTCTGATGAGAGTGATGAATCGGAAATTACGGGGCCACATAATGAGCTGGAGTTACCGTTATCGCATGATGTGGATGAGGTTTCAACGGGGAAGAGGTCGAGTAGAAAGAGGGCTGATTCGGAACTTTTTAAAGCTATTATGAATGGTACCGGGCCTACTATTTATACGGCTTTGGAAAAGTGGGTTGAAGATGGGAAAGAATTGAGCAGAGAGGAGATTTCACTGACTATGATTAATCTCCGGAGGCGGAAGATTTATTTGAAAGCTTTGCAGGTAACTTGATTGAGTTTATGTTTGTTTCTGTTTTGCACATTTCAACATTTTAAGTTTTATATGCTAAATTGCTAATTAATAATTCTAATTTTTGGTGCTTGTTTTTGTGGATGATTGGTATTTCGTGTTTGTTTCTTATTATAACTTTTGTTAATATCATTTTTCGTGAACTCTCAATTatatttgtagtaaactaaTGTTATTGTTTGATGTCATGCTGTACTTGTTTAACATATGCATCCTTTGTgcttaaattgtatttttacttCCATGTATTCCGCATATGTTAGAAAAGCAAAAGAGGAGAACGTATTTAACTAATAGTTTTTGAGGGGTTGTAGTTGTGTTTATATATAAGAACAAACTAATATTAGTTAAGTGcttcctagttttttttttcatctggaAGTTTGTTGCAATTAAGCACTGCCTAATATAACAATGAACAATAAACCTTACTTGAACACAAGGATGGTGGCACCATGGCGTTTTATGGGAATATGACGCCTTAAAATTGTAGATTTTTGGCTTTCTGCCAGGGTCCATCATCCGCAATCTCGGTGACACTGGACACAAGTCACTATTGACGGTGTTGCTTTGATACTGTATTGAAATTATAGCATAGGATGGAAAAGAGCCAACAGAGAATGTATATCACTAATAAGAGCCTGAGTAGTTCTGGTGTTGTGTAACTTGTGTTGATGTGAAAAACTAACATGATAAGTTTCATGTTCGCAGACCACATAAGGCACTTTTATTTATCTCATGTGTGTAATACGTGTTTGTTCATAATGTTGCTAACATGACCCAGTTTGTTGGTTGGAGTGATCTTAAAAACCATATTAATTCTGGCCACAATTTTACTTGTGGACCGCAATTGAAGATCACTGCtgttagctttttttttttccttccagcTTTACTATATGATGTTTTCTAGTGAAATCTTAtctataattattttgttggttttgtaGCTCTCAGAGTGGCTCGAGTCAAAGAAGCATCTTGAATTCGTTGAAAGGGATTATGCTTCCCAACTTGATTTAATTGCCAAATTGCATGGCCTACATAAGGCAGAAGTTTACATTGAGAAAATTCCAGAATCCTTTAGAGGGGAGATAATATACCGAACTTTATTGGCTAACTGTGTTACTCAGAACAATTTGAAgaaagcagaagaaatttttaataaaatgaagGATTTAGAGTTTCCTCTTACACCATTTGCGTGTAATCAGTTGCTCCTTCTGTATAAGAGGActgacaaaaagaaaatagcTGATGTGTTATTGCTGATGGAACAAGAGAATGTCAAACCTTCTCCTCTGACTTTTAAGATCTTAATAGATGTAAAAGGCCAGTCCAATGATATTGATGGAATGGATCAAATTGTTGATCAAATGAGGGCTGAGGGTATTGAACCGGACAACTATACAAAGGCAGTTTTGGTTGGGCATTACATCTCAGGCGGGCATGATGATAAAGCTAAAATGTTGTTGAAGGAGATGGAAGGTGAAAACTTGAAGGAGAATCGGTGGGTCTGTCGACTTTTGCTTGCTCTCTATGCAAAGTTGGGAATGGCCGATGAAGTGGGAAGAGTTTGGAAGGTCTGTGAGACACGCCCTTCAGTTGAGGATTGTGTAGCTGCAATTGAAGCCTGGggaaagttgaagaaaattgatGAAGCAGAGGCAGTTTTTGAGGTGATGGCAAGAAAATGGAAGCTTACGTCCAAGAACTGCTCAGTACTACTGAATGTTTATGCAAACAACAAGATGCTAACGAAGGGCAAGGATCTTATTAAGCGAATGGCACATAAAGGATGTCGAATAGGCCCGCTGACCTGGAATGCATTAGTGAAACTTTATGTCCAAGCAGGGGAAGTGGAAAAGGCTGACAGTGTTCTGCAGAAGGCAATCCAGCAGAGTCCGGTGAGGCCAATATTTTCTTCCTATAATACTCTTCTTGAGGAGTATTCTAAGAGGGGTGACATCCATAATTCGGAAAAGATCTTCTACAGAATGAAACAGGCTGGTTATATATCTCGACTAAAGCAGTACCAAATTCTTATAGAGGCATATAGGAGGGCCAATGTTCCAGCTTATGGGATTAGGGACAGGTTGAAAGCAGATAATGTATTTCCCAACAAAACTTTGGCTAACTTGTTGGTTCAAGTTGATGGATTTAAGAAGACTCAAGCTTCCGATTTGCTTGATTGAGGAGATTGACAGATCCTTGTGCAATAAGGTTGTTTCTACGGATGACTATGCTAATGTTGTTAGTTAAATAGTAGGTTTTGACATATTTTATTTGGAAGTTTCATAATCATGTTTGAAAAACTCAAGAACAAGTATGTGCTTATTACAGCGTAATGTTGCTTTTTATATTAAATCTTGCTGAAGGGTTCTAGAACATAAATGAATCATTTACATTTTACATACTGTACTGAAGTAGGATAACTGTCCTAGCTTAACCATGATCATATGTCGAAGGTGCAAATACTCTTTTATATGTTTTCAAGCATCATTCTAAATTATaatgtaaattatttaatgAGTAGATACAATGAATCAAAGCATGATTATGCTCTGCATGAAGACTCGACCATTCTTAGAATAAATGAAAAGAGGctcaattattttgaaattcataaaaatatatgctttttttaggggttaaaaatataagtttaacTTCTTGTCtttaacttgtcaaaaaaataaaaacttcttGTCTTTATCCCCAAAAAATAAACTtccataaaattaaatagaggattgatatttgaacaacttttggtgacaacttttttctctctttttcattggttaaaaacaatggagagaatccccgtgaacttagctcatgaaagagaaaattgtcacaaatgattggacaaatatcatttctcaattaaATAAGAGTGAGATCACTCTACAACACAATTATCGAACTCACATTGGTGATCAACTTGACCAGAATATCGACTCAACGTGTCATTGGTATTAATATGTCATTATTGAACCACATGAACCGTGTTTTATTTGACAAGACCAAATCATAAACATATAGTTGataataataacattttttaaaaatattttttaaactcatgagtttaaaaaaaaaattaaactcactAATTAATTGTGTTCTTGCATATGTTATTTCAAGTGTctccgtgagtttaactcagttgataacgacaatacataatatatgtaaggtctgaggttcgaacctcgaataccacaaaagaaaaatgttatttcaaGTGGTGTTTCAACCATTAAATTTAGAAACCGTGCaaatttaatcttatttttatcaaatacttAGATtaagaaaactgaaaatatgttaacatttttaattttcttaatatgataaaaaaaaaaaaaaagtagttgcTTTTTATATAAGATAAATTTAGGGTGGGGATGATGTTTTAGGCCAAAGCAACGAAGTCATTCGCGCTTAAAAAACGTTTGCAAAGATATTTACATTTAGCTTTCAAAGATACTAGGGATTTGAATTGGCGACTTTCGAGTCCAAGACATGCCGTTTTAACACTGGACCAAACTTTCAGAGTTACAGAATGCATTTAATTAATTGcctttattaaatattttagtctaataaatatgacaatttttgtataaatatgaGTCTATAGTAGTACAATGTCAATTTGTCCAATATATATCtctattaaaaaactaaaataaaaagaaataatttggACTTGTTTGAGGGTAACGTTCAAAGCAAATTACGTCACATTGAATCTACTCTATAAAGAGTCCAGATGCAGTTTGAATGACCAAAGAAAGTACCAAACAATAGTCCCTACTCCCTACTCAaaccaaaaacagaaaatatgggAATGATCACATCATTATTCACATGCCTTTTGAGATAAGAAAACTATGAACTTTTTCCAACAATAAGGGAAGATTCATAGTTAGAATAGTTCCAAGATGAAGGCAAGATTCAATTGCATGTATTGAGTGTTATTCCCGTATTCTTTTGCTCAAGAATCGGgttacatacatacatacatgaaAATAACATCAAACTTGAAATCAAAAAGTTTATCAATATTTTGATTCGATTGAttgattcaatttaattttggtTTCATTAAAAAGTAtgcactttttattttttaagaagcacATATCAATATCAAATGAGAATCTAAATGACCAACACAGAATCTAAATGCATAAATGGGAACAGAAAACAATGGTCTTAGACTTAAATCTCAACTGTCATACCAATCAATATTGGTGGCTCGGTCCATTTTGTCCATTACATGACTCAGATTCATAAAAATACTCTTCCTACCTCTTTCATATGCAACATGCAAAGAAACACTATATAGAAGAGGGGGAAAAAACATCATAGGAATCTCAAAAACACATAAACTAGTTCAAACCAAACATTCccctatatttatttatttgatttgattattattatttatgtaaaatgGCAATCcttaaaataaccaaaaaacatcacaaacgttTCAACAATCCTTTCCCTTCTGCACCAACCACCATTCCTAATGTCCAAGGCTCTCTATTCATCAATTCCAAAGCTTTATCTTCACAAGATCAAACTTTTTCAATTGGCAATGATTTTCAGCTTTCTTGGTCCACACTCAACGGAGGGCAGTTTTCAATCTCACACCTTTCTCAGAAAACTAGACCAATTTGGTCTACAATCTCAGGAAAGGCTTTTGTTTCAGCTGCAGTGGTTGATGCAGAGATTGAAGAAAGTAGAGGATCTTTTCTTGTTAAAGATAAAGATGTTCATTTGACATGTAATCATCAAACCATTGATGACATTAGGATTATCAATGAATTTGGTGATCATTTGGAATATGAAGTTGAAGATTTGGATCAGAAATGTTCTGCAGAAGAGACAAAGTTTCCTCCTACTTTGTTGATCACAGGAAGGCTTTTCAATATgagtaagaagaagaaaaggtttCAAAAATATGGAATTCAAGGAAATATACAGTTTGAACCAAAAGGGCCATTTGTGTATGCAAGGTATTGGGTTTTGTTCAATCAGAAAAACAAGCATGAGATTGGTTTTCAAGTGAAGATTGAGAAACTCAATTTTAGTTTAAGTAATAAGGTGGTGTCTCCAGAAGCTTCTGAAATTTACAAGGGTTTCAAGAAGAGGTTGAGTAGTAGAAAAAAGAAGATAGGTTGGTGTTGGTACCTATCGAGGCCTAGAGGGTTTGTTTTGGTTTCTTCAGTGGAGGATGAAAGTGGAGTGATGGAAATACCAAAACCAAAAGAGTTCAATAGGGTTTGGTTGACATATGCAAGTGATGAGAATGAGAGGTTTTATGGTTTTGGGGAACAGTTTTCTCATATGAATTTCAAGGGGAAAAGGGTGCCTATTTTAGTTCAAGAACAAGGTATCGGAAGAGGTGATCAACCTATCACTTTAGCTGCTAACTTGGTTAGTTACAGGTAGAACAATGCAACTGCTTCATATGCGTagttcaatattattttttttatcagtagGAATCATATTCAGTACCCTGAGGTTTATAACACTAACATACATTGCGGACCAAGCACTTGCGCTAGACTTCGGTTGTAAGTCATAAgctattatatattttgtttacaGCACAAtgatagcatttcattgttatTGACAGGGCAGGAGGTGATTGGAGTACAACATATGCTCCTTCCCCATTCTACATGACATCAAAAATGAGGTCTCTTTACCTGGAAGGATATGATTATACCATCTTCGATCTTACAAAACTTGACAGAGTACAGATACAGGTATGGTTACATAAATTATGACATACAAATGGTTCAAGTTTCTCTTGTTTACCTGGATGATCTATATATGAACTACtcagagtttaattttgatacaccGTCATTGCAAGACCTTTTACGTTTTCAAACAATCGCAACCAATCgtatatgtgatttttaatatagttttaaTTAACAAGAGACTTTTTTAATGATCtgatgattataattgattgataGTGTATTAATTTTGGTGTTGATGGATGATAGAATTAATCATATACATCGAGAAAATTGAGCTGTATATAACTCTGCATAACAGAATAATATGCTGAACTATTATAATGTGTTATTTATATCAGAAATCATATGACTTAAAtccttatatataagtatatgaaatgaaattttgtagtttCCAATTTTCTGTACACTGGAGCTTGCAGATATATGGAAACTCAATTGAAGGGCGTATATTGCATGGGAACAATCCTTGTGACCTAATTAAACATTTCACAAAAACCATTGGAAGGCTACCTGAGCTTCCAGAGTGGATAATATCTGGTGCTATAGTTGGAATGCAGGGTGGCACCGATGCTGTACGCCGTGTTTGGGATGAATTAAGAACTTATGACGTTCCTGTCTCAGGATTTTGGTTACAGGTAATCCCTCACTAAAACACTCAATGAAATGGCCAAAAATTATTTCTCCGAAGTTTCAATAAAAACTTCTAATCCATATTTCTCAGAAGTTTGCGAAATTCCGTTGTTTACTTATTGAAACTGCACAGGATTGGGTAGGGCAGAGAGAAACCATGATTGGCTCACAACTTTGGTGGAATTGGGAAGTGGATGAACAAAGATATTGGGGTTGGAAGGAACTTATCAAAGATCTCAGCACTCAAAACATAAAAGTTATGACGTATTGCAATCCCTGTCTAGCTCCTGTAATGCTTCTCTTTAATCACTTCaaatatgaataaatattataatcacTGTCACATATTAGTCCAAGTACTTCGTAACAGTTCTCTTGCATTTTTCTCAAAgcttcatttctttcttgtcaAACAAAATGATAGTCCAAGTGCCATATTAGGGAGATCACGATTGCGGTAATGTCACTAACATGATTGTTTCCTCTGACACTGTAGGTTGATGAGAAGAATAACAAAAAGAGAAACCTTTTTGAGGAGGCAAAACAGTTGGACATATTGGTGAAAGACAATAATGGGAATGCATACATGGTTCCAAATACTGCCTTCGATGTAGGAATGCTCGATCTAACTCACCCAAAAACTGCAACTTGGTTCAAACAGATTCTACTTGAAATGGTGGATGATGGAGTTAGAGGATGGATGGCTGATTTTGGAGAAGGCCTCCCCGTTGACGCGGTTCTATATTCAGGTTTTGATTCTCATATATATCTTTCTTTGGCTCAAAATGTTATTCTAAGTGTAACCTTCCGACCTGCTTCAAAAGGGTTTTCTAATGCCAGTTGATAGGAAtatacagaaaaataaaaaataaaaagagagatgAAAATGTAAGAAATTAGTTCATGATATTGGCTGCAAAGTACAAATTTTCAGTTTAATGTGTGCATCATATTAAATAGACAATTAAGGTTATTTTTCAATAGGATCCTGAATTTGTTTATCATTGTCATGTGCTACTTTTACCTACATAGTTATTTGCTGTAGAAAACTCACCCCTaatggataaaaaaataaagagaacaaAACAATATTGCAAGGGTTTAATTCATATATACTGTAACTGTTAAGATATTTTACACTGTCAATCAATTGTAATCGTTAGATTATTAAAGATGTTTGACTTTAATCATAACTACTTCTAAAGTCACACATGATTGGTTATGATTTGTTGACAGTGTAAAAGTATTTGCATTGACGGTGTATCAAAGTTAAACACGTCCAAGTATGAGCTAGTGATGGTTTTGATATGATTTTGTACTTCACATATCCAGGTGAAGATCCTATTTCAGCTCATAACAGATATCCAGAACTATGGGCCAAAATCAATAGAGAGATTGTGGAAGAATGGAAAAGTAAATCCTTGGACAATTTGAAGGAAGAACAAGAAGATGGCTTGGTTTTCTTCATGAGGGCTGGTTTTAGAGATAGTCCCAAGTGGGGAATGCTATTTTGGGAAGGAGATCAAATGGTTAGTTGGCAAGCAAATGATGGAATAAAGAGTTCTGTTGTTGGTTTACTTAGCAGCGGAATTTCTGGCTATGCCTTTAATCACAGTGACATTGGAGGATATTGTACAGTTAACTTACCTATAGTTAAATACAGAAGAAGTCAAGAATTGCTTTTGCGTTGGATGGAGCTTAATTCTTTTACCACCGTCTTCCGCACCCATGAAGTAAGTAAAGATACCTGTAATATGACATATTTTCTTCTGTATCTTTATCATCATTTTAGAAGTACTTAGCACAAATATACTCATCATAGAAATAGTCTATTAGTCTTGTCcgtgaatgaaaattttcattttttgacatTATACTACATTACTCTGGATATGAGCAACTCACTTTAGAGTATAGAGTCTACAATATGTACTGTTGATGAATAGATCAATGGTTGATGTTACATTCTCATGCGCATAAATCATGAGTGTTGAAATAGCAATGAGTAACTGATGCTTTTCCTGCAAGCAGGGAAACAAACCATCATGCAACAGCCAGTTTTACTCAAACCAACAAACTCTGTCACACTTTGCGCGCACTGCAAAAATATACACAGCATGGAAATTTTACAGAATTCAACTGGTGAAGGTGATCCTAAATTCTATCATCTTTACACAAATATTTTAACCATGTACAAAGCAAACTCAGCAGGCTTATAAAATGGTATTCTCTATATTCTTATATAAACAGGAAGCAGCACAGAAAGGATTGCCTGTATGCCGCCACCTATTTCTCCATTACCCTAATGATGAACATGTTCATAACTTGAGCTATCAACAATTCTTGGTTGGTTCTGAGTTTCTAGTGGTGCCTGTCCTCGACAAAGGAATGAAGAAAGTTAAAGCTTATTTTCCATTGGGAGAGAGTAGTAGTTGGCTACATATTTGGACAGGGAACGTATTTTCAAAACAAGGAAGTGAATCATGGATAGAAGCTCCAATAGGTTATCCTGCTGTATTTATCAAGTTTGGTTCCATTATTGGAGAAACCTTTTTGAATAACCTAAAAAATTTAGGCATTCTTCAATGAAGCATTCATTGAAGAAGGATGAATACCAACCAACGGGGGCTGGGTCTAGCGGAAGGGGGCTAGTCTCTTGCAACATGGCAAACCAAGGTTTGAATCCTGCTGAGAGAGATGCCAACATTTAGTGTCCGACGGTGCCTCGAATAGGGTTGCTTCCAGTGGAGGAAACTTATGagaaaccaaaaaagaaggatgTATCTCAGATATTTAACATAGTTTGTAAGTAAGTTTTCAATTCATGCATGTGAATAACTTGTATCATTGTAATTGAAGCTAGTgtacagaaataggtgaaagaATCTGAGTATTAAATCATTTGGCACCAGAAAGGGATCATGAACAAGAAAACAATGTATATAGGATGATAAAAGTAGCTTAATTGGATTTCAATGCATTAATCAAGTTTGAGATTACACTGTCTGGTCAGCTTTGATATTTTGtatgacattggaaatgcactCTGCTCATGTTGAATTTCATACCAAAACGTGAATTATATCCAAGATACAATTTTACAATGCTATGTGACCTTTAAAGTGAAGTCAAAATCTAGAAGGTTACAGTGATTCTGGGAAAGACAAACTAAATGGAAAATCCCCTTGTTAGTGATTTTTTTACTAGGTTCTACTAAACATCAAAACAAGCAATTAATCAAACTACATACAATACAATAACCAACTCTTATCTCACTAAGTAgggtcggctacatgaatcaaacgacATCATAATTTTCTATCTACCAACGTATTCAATCCAAATAATTAGTGTTATGTTTCGAATCACGATGGGTAACCTACCTAACACAGGCCACTCGAAGCATGAATATGTTAACAAGACATTGGGATGGAAGAATTGAATGTCCAATGCATAACCAAACAAATACTGAAACTTTGTTTTCcccttcagaaaaaaaaaaaaaaaaactttgtttatgTGTTGAATGGACTTTATGCCATCAAATGAACATGTTTAAGCACAACAAGCACTTTAATTAAGTTACAAAGAGATTATTTAGATATTCAGTAATTAAACTACACTTAACAAACATCTTAAAAGTGACCTTGTTATGAaaaaactcccaaacaaagtgACAATCCTGAGTTGAAGACTCAAAAAAGAATACATGGGCACAGAAAGATAGTGCAATGAGACTGAACTTACAGAAAACCTTCAACTTTCAAACATGATTGAGGAGAACTAGCAAATGCATTTTCCTCTTCCATGTCAAAACAAAAGACATGTTCAATCAATTCACTTCAATTcgaatgaaaagaaaatgtagttattgttgttcttttttcatgtttagaaTGGCATGGCATATTCTGTCTCTGTCTTGATATAACTTTGGTTGCGGTTTTATAGCATATTCTTTTCTGATACCCATTTTTGTCTAAActtgacaaaacaacaacaaaattcttcCACAAGAAAATTTCTACCACAGAAAACATGCCAACGTGAGtataaaaacacaattaaaattggcaattgttgtaatttttttagtacaTAATTTCTCTTGGTATTTCGTTTAACGAATACTCTTTGTTAATGTGTATCTTACagctaattttaattaattaaaaatataaaatacataaatgcagttactttagaaaaaatattttatatattttattcaacgattattatatagtttttaaCATGTACCGAAAAGACACGTGTtaacaaaacttttttaaaatactatATAGAAGTTTGTAGTccacttagcccaccgaaattgacaTCAGAGGAAATCAAACCTGAGACCTTTGGAGGAGCAAGCTATGTACGAGTGCATTGTTTGATAACaatatgttaaaaaaacaataatacaataaataaaagacaaCTATCCCCTTAATAAAGTTATTGAAAGTTATTCAggttattttgatttattacaCTATAACTTACTTTCTAAAATGGCATAATCAAACACATTTCAGGAGCTGGTAACTTTTGAAGGGTAACATCTGAAAGCGTATGATAAAATTACACAAAATTGAATCAGAAAAATGTGCACTTGTCAGATTTGAAGAAATCAAATTAGATTTCAACAagacttcaaaaaaaattcccaGTAACTGCAAATGACTAATCCATCTGGCCAGTGAATAATGCTTTCAAATCACAAAAATGCCACCGAGGAACACAACAGGAGCGCCTGGCTTCAATTAAGAGAAACATTTGATCTTCCACTAGCATATCGAAAAATCTGTGCTTGACTACGATGTAATGTATggttaataagaaaaatatccTATTTCTTCCACACCCTGATGCATCATCAAATATCCAGCTGATCAAGATCAATCATGTTTGCAGCATTTTGTATCAACTCCTTCCGAACATCCACCtgatataaattaaattaaaaattcagATTATGGCACTGCCTTAACGACTAATAAGTTGATTTGTGATTGTTTGTGTTCTTGCGACATTATCTAAGAATCTACGCGGTCAACCAAGGAAAGCATTTTTAAGCTCATAGCACAAAATAGTACAAACTGATCATCACAACTTTTGTAACACCACCTAGGTTTTTCCAGGACAAGACTAAGTATGTGTTCAAATAAGTGTAAAacattattttgaattaaattgattttgtaaaatttctTGCAAGAAAAAAATTCACACAATATGACGGCAATTGTGCACATTACCCGAGCACCCATAAGGGAGGAAAACACAATATTTGCTTCGGCAGCATCTTCGACCGTCAACTTCTTCAATAACCTCTGTTCTGGATCCATGGTTGTCTCCCACAGTTGTAAAGGCATCATCTCTCCCAGCCCTACATTTATAAAACATAAAAGACCATACTGTTATGTACAGAACGATATACACATTTTCAAACAATTAGGTCAGTGAAAAACAATTATTCAGCATTGGGGATACATATGAGTCTTATATAGTATACAGAGAGAAGTGCATGAACTGAAAGAAACATAATTCTACcataagaaacaaacaaacaacctAGCTTTTTATCATACCTTTGAACCTTTGCATGTTGTATGATGCATTAGGGGCGAATGAGCTCTTAAGTTTTTTAAGATCAGCTTCATCGTAACAATAGTGCACTTGTTTTCCCCTTGTAACCTGGCGATTTCAGTAAAAACACCAGGAAGTTAGCTTGATCATATCCAATCTAATAAACACCTTGTAACAGAAGTTCAAGGCAAACCTTGTAAAGTGGTGGAACACCAACGTATATGTAACCTTCATCAAACAAAGCTCTCTGCAAGTAAAAACCACTGAATCAAATTTAATCCTTTTGATTTATTATTCTCAAGGAAACagcttgtttttcttcttcca containing:
- the LOC11422198 gene encoding sulfoquinovosidase, translating into MAILKITKKHHKRFNNPFPSAPTTIPNVQGSLFINSKALSSQDQTFSIGNDFQLSWSTLNGGQFSISHLSQKTRPIWSTISGKAFVSAAVVDAEIEESRGSFLVKDKDVHLTCNHQTIDDIRIINEFGDHLEYEVEDLDQKCSAEETKFPPTLLITGRLFNMSKKKKRFQKYGIQGNIQFEPKGPFVYARYWVLFNQKNKHEIGFQVKIEKLNFSLSNKVVSPEASEIYKGFKKRLSSRKKKIGWCWYLSRPRGFVLVSSVEDESGVMEIPKPKEFNRVWLTYASDENERFYGFGEQFSHMNFKGKRVPILVQEQGIGRGDQPITLAANLVSYRAGGDWSTTYAPSPFYMTSKMRSLYLEGYDYTIFDLTKLDRVQIQIYGNSIEGRILHGNNPCDLIKHFTKTIGRLPELPEWIISGAIVGMQGGTDAVRRVWDELRTYDVPVSGFWLQDWVGQRETMIGSQLWWNWEVDEQRYWGWKELIKDLSTQNIKVMTYCNPCLAPVDEKNNKKRNLFEEAKQLDILVKDNNGNAYMVPNTAFDVGMLDLTHPKTATWFKQILLEMVDDGVRGWMADFGEGLPVDAVLYSGEDPISAHNRYPELWAKINREIVEEWKSKSLDNLKEEQEDGLVFFMRAGFRDSPKWGMLFWEGDQMVSWQANDGIKSSVVGLLSSGISGYAFNHSDIGGYCTVNLPIVKYRRSQELLLRWMELNSFTTVFRTHEGNKPSCNSQFYSNQQTLSHFARTAKIYTAWKFYRIQLVKEAAQKGLPVCRHLFLHYPNDEHVHNLSYQQFLVGSEFLVVPVLDKGMKKVKAYFPLGESSSWLHIWTGNVFSKQGSESWIEAPIGYPAVFIKFGSIIGETFLNNLKNLGILQ
- the LOC11416123 gene encoding pentatricopeptide repeat-containing protein At1g80270, mitochondrial is translated as MWALRRASLSLRNKSFNVRVSSVKLLPNTSVEDESGVFDSPKMVCAKCGFSSMNLCYCSGSNSGHGFLKFSLGRLGFSSEAGAKTTKEEDDDLEDGFSELETPLGEESEKGVVSDSEDSDESDESEITGPHNELELPLSHDVDEVSTGKRSSRKRADSELFKAIMNGTGPTIYTALEKWVEDGKELSREEISLTMINLRRRKIYLKALQLSEWLESKKHLEFVERDYASQLDLIAKLHGLHKAEVYIEKIPESFRGEIIYRTLLANCVTQNNLKKAEEIFNKMKDLEFPLTPFACNQLLLLYKRTDKKKIADVLLLMEQENVKPSPLTFKILIDVKGQSNDIDGMDQIVDQMRAEGIEPDNYTKAVLVGHYISGGHDDKAKMLLKEMEGENLKENRWVCRLLLALYAKLGMADEVGRVWKVCETRPSVEDCVAAIEAWGKLKKIDEAEAVFEVMARKWKLTSKNCSVLLNVYANNKMLTKGKDLIKRMAHKGCRIGPLTWNALVKLYVQAGEVEKADSVLQKAIQQSPVRPIFSSYNTLLEEYSKRGDIHNSEKIFYRMKQAGYISRLKQYQILIEAYRRANVPAYGIRDRLKADNVFPNKTLANLLVQVDGFKKTQASDLLD